A genomic segment from Gossypium hirsutum isolate 1008001.06 chromosome D04, Gossypium_hirsutum_v2.1, whole genome shotgun sequence encodes:
- the LOC107927533 gene encoding unconventional myosin-VIIa, giving the protein MYCTELNIHNTYEGDIGSEEESCEKTERKEILSDKSLLNGPNLASENPYEFNIANLSTRCQKKLEIDDDQKLSTQYLIIIARGMQMWNLFSTAWPCRNTFFYAHRCDVNLLLATLCTRTIQTREGSIVKALDCNAAVASRDALAKTVYARLFDWLVDKINISLGKDPNSYVQIGVLDIYGFECFKHNRL; this is encoded by the exons ATGTATTGTACtgaattgaatattcataatacttaTGAGGGGGATATAGGAAGTGAGGAAGAATCATGTGAAAAGACCGAAAGAAAAGAGATcttgagtgataaaagtctacttAATGGTCCAAATTTGGCGAGTGAAAATCCATATGAG TTCAATATCGCCAACCTCAGTACGAGATGCCAGAAGAAGCTAGAAATCGACGATGACCAGAAACT ATCAACACAATACCTCATAATCATAGCAAGGGGCATGCAAATGTGGAACCTCTTTTCAACAGCTTGGCCTTGCAGAAATACATTCTTTTATGCTCACAG GTGTGATGTGAACCTCTTGTTGGCGACATTATGTACTCGTACCATTCAAACCCGTGAAGGAAGTATAGTTAAAGCTCTTGATTGTAATGCTGCTGTGGCTAGTCGGGATGCATTGGCAAAGACAGTTTATGCTCGATTATTTGATTG GCTTGTTGATAAGATTAATATATCCTTGGGGAAAGATCCAAATTCCTATGTGCAAATTGGAGTTTTGGACATCTATGGATTTGAATGCTTTAAGCATAATAG ATTATGA